The sequence below is a genomic window from Megalobrama amblycephala isolate DHTTF-2021 unplaced genomic scaffold, ASM1881202v1 scaffold573, whole genome shotgun sequence.
CAAATAAAATGGTGCTCTGTACACTCTGTAAAACCGAAATGGCAAAACACAACAGCACAACTTCAGTGCAGGAGCAtctgaaaagaaagaaagcgtCCCAGGGACTCTCTTACCTCAAAATGACCTCAAAGTATTTGGACTATTAAAGTGAAATTTTACATAGCACTAGAATACGGTTTTCAGTCTCATATTTTGAAGTTAACACGGCTAGGCTTATACagcattcagtttttttttacgAGCTGCCATGGGTGCGAGGCTGCAAGATGCGTGGCTCAAACGTACTCTGTGCAACTGGTTACAAAGCATTTAACACTGTTGTTGGTTCTTTAAAACATCTAATGGATGAACGCACACCTCAAATGgactcatttatttaattatgcaCTGTCAATCATGGTAAAACTTTATGGTTTGTCATATCTGACAGTGTCGCTATAGTTACTTAGATGGTTAATTAAAATGCAGCTGTCACTCCAGCTGTCTGATCATAGCTGAATGAACATGTTCAAGTAGCTACTTTAATCTCCTGACTCAACAAAACATTTCCGGATTCACACTTATAAGCAGTTGATGCTGTAAATCCCAAAAGGTGACTGAACAAAGTAAAACGAAATAAATACCTAAAGTAAAACAAAGTAAATACCTTTACTAACTAGGCCTACATTGCATAAACCTTTTTGTGATAACATCATTAGGTAAAAGTTCATACATAGATTAGTTACAGTTATTATTTAATggtaatttattgttaaattaaccaaacaaaaaaaaaaaaatcaatagatTAACCAGgatggaaaaaataattttaagaaTAATCGATTGAAAAAacaatcatttttttattccagCCATAGTTGTGATGATTTTAATGCTAACAGTTTTTTGGAAATGTCTTATGTTAAGGAAAAACTTGAACAAAATATTGGTTTACATTGCAGACATTTTTATGCTggaattgtattttttatatggctgccccctaatagtcgactaaatgttaatcaaagagaAGAAGCTTAGTCGACCAAAAATATATTAGTCAGTTAGTCGCGGGAAAAAGAGTTTGAAGATgagtttattaataattaaaatgaccTTGTATTTTTCCccgacacattcataatcattacttttgtcAGTGTTTTGTGGCAAGCTTTATGAGTGCGATTGAGCGCTgaataggctatatattatgCTTATTTATTAAAGGCTCATTATGGTTAGTATCCACCCCCCAgcatataattaaattaatatactgtatatgtcaGATTTGtcgactaatggcttaaatgacaACGACTAGTTGACCAGAAAAATCTCGTCATGGGCATCCCTAATTTTTTCAATAGTATACTGCGGTTTTACATGCATTTTAACCCCAGAGGTTACATGTGAAAGAAACCTTAGAACTGTACTgtaatttttttccctcagtgCAGATAACTTGATATTAGGTGTAGAAACCTACATTTGTGAGTGACTTAAGATGTTATGTCTACAGTACTGTgtgtcactgtacattttataaGATGCTATTTTGTTTGTTATAATTATTTAGTTAATTTGTGGTCTacatttcaacttatttttgcTATGTCATATAGGTTACATTAAGTGTTGAGTTATATCCAGAATTTTACACTGGAATTATTATTCCTTTTGTCATTCTTAATACTCAGATTTAAATTGTTGCATTGAGTTTcactttaaatttcattttcaatggTTCTGACCAATCAAAAATGCTGCTAAAAGCTCTGTttgagaaaaagtaaaaataaaaagtagtaGCATTGCATAACTGATTCATGTTGTGGTCTATGTATGTTTTCCTTTAGGAAAGTAGAATATTTGTTTCACAATTTAAGCATAATGTTTAGATGGTTAGGTTAAGCAAAGGGCATCCAAACAAATGCAGCATTATTAACAGTTGTTTAAAAAGGAGAAAAGATGGTATCTGATTAGTATCGATGTGGACAAATACTCAAGTTTGCAGTATTGTTATCGGTATCGGacataaaaaaattgaataaagcCATCCCTACTAATTAGGCCATTTAAGGGCATTAAagtcatttgaaaatgaaatctCTGACCCCCTTCCCATTGCACTCACTAAACTAAggaactgattgagacacacacTGATTgggatttatttttctttctgttaattattctcATCTTAAACAGGACAGAGTGTCCAAAACTCCTGAACACGTGAAGCAGCTGAGATCCACGTGACATACTGTTAAAAAGATGgcatttattaaagaggagagtgaagacatgaagattgaagaagTATTCAGCCTGAAAcaagaagatactgaggaacaaacaggttggtttcattctcaaagcTGAACTCTTAGCTGAATCTCTTATTTCCTTATTAAAATGTCAACCTCTAcagaaattaatgacatttttgaagaatgtcacgAGTGTTTTAATTAGGCATCTATGAGACTAATTATGAAATCAgagttggaaaaaaaaatgacttcatattttacatatatttaaggATAAAATCTTTTTCCAAAATAAGTTTTCTACATCTAACCTTTaaccttattttttttaagggtTTCGTCATTTATAACTGACATTGTCCTATTAGGGTAAATTATTTTTGGCAAAttatctgaaacttcacacacattcaaaGGCATTTTCATTATCTGAAAAGTAGTGAAAAGGTCTCAgtgtttcaaaaaacattaaaaagcttcTGCTactatattttatttggaagtaacgtgaaaatgtcaaaaacttTTCACAAATTCAGATCCAACTTCACTGCCTGGAAAATAGTGCAACATCTTagtgtttcaaaaacattaaaacaatctTTAACCTTGCTTCTTTCTTGGAAGTTCAAATGATTGTAGAACAAGTGAAACAAAGACTCTTCTTTTTCTGTGTAGCCCACACACTCAACATGTAGCTTGATCTTGACCCGTTTAGTCATCATTTTTGGAGCATCCCTGCTTGTCGGTATAGTAATGTACCAAAATGCCTGACTTCCACAGCAATCTATAGCTATGTATGTTTCCATCACCCTctttttatgtgtattttgaaGTATCACATCAGAAACAAGTGCTGGAAATggccagttaaaaaaaaaaaaaaaagtgaatgagTTAGTTGATCGGCGGTCTCTATAAAGGCCGATCTTATAAACCAATCTCATGCTGACAACGCATAAAGACGCACGCATGACGTGAGAGGTTTGGCATGGAACGTCACCATCTCAATCTCTGTCCAGCGCAGGTAAAATAATTATGATGCTAAAGGTGAGGTACAAttcacatttctttttaaaataacttacaAAGTAagtcccaaacctgtaagacctgtTCATTTTCGGAAAACAAATGTAgatgttttttgatgaaatccgagggtttctgaagcacacataggcagcaatgttaTTGCACcctttgaggtccagaaaggttgtaaaaacaatgttaaaatagtcaacgtgtcTACAGTGTaataaccttaatgttatgaagtggcaagaatactttttgtgtgcaaaaccaaaacaaaaataactttatttaacaatttgaacgGTTGTTAAACCGATGTCTTTCTGAacttttgaagcatcaaagtggtagttgtgtagctgtcaatgaagggacagaaagctgtcagatttaatcaaaaacatcttGTTCTTGATCTTCATTTGATCTTCAGGTGGGTGAAGTGATATTCTTGGTGGGCTGGAGGTGTTCCGTTAACTAGGTGCCTTATCGTTTGGGAACTAGAAATGTTGTTGGTTTTAATGctttaaatgtgtaaatgtcTTTTGCTGTGCCATTATACAGGAGGTTAACTTGTATTTGTCTTTTTTCTGCCGTAGACCTGAGGCCAttgaaagaggagagtgaagtactgaatgaaatgaaaaatcatGATTTCATAACTGAAGAAATATCTTTTAGTGGCTCACAGACTGAAAAGTCTcaaaaaagagctcaaaagacagGAGCTAGCAGTTTTTTCACCTGctttcagtgtggaaagagtttcagtcaacatgaaaaccttaaagtccacatgagactTCACAatggagaaaagcctttcacatgccaacagtgtggaaaaagtttcactgaaaaaggaaaccttaatgtTCACATGCGAATTCACACTGGTGAGAAGCCTTTTACCTGCCAAcattgtggaaagagtttcactcaaaATGGAGCCCTTAAAAGCCACATGAGAACTCAtaccggagagaagcctttcacctgcaaactgtgtggaaagagtttcacaacaGATATAAACTTTAGGTATCACATGAacattcacactggagagaagccgttcacatgtaatcattgtggaaagagttttgcacgtaaaattagccttaataaccacatgagagttcactcAAGAGAGAACAGTTTTATATGTCATCGGTGTGGAATGAGTTTCCCTAACATAAAACGTCTTAATAGGCACGTAATAATTCACTCTGGTGAGAAGCCTTTCAAATGCCAGCTGTGTGAAAGGAGCTTCCGATTCAATAAATACCTGAAGACTCACATGAGAAtgcacaccggagagaagcctttcacatgtgatcactgtggaaagagtttcagtcataaAGTAAGCCTCAAgactcacatgagaattcacactggagagaagccttacacatgtgatcagtgtggaatgAATTTTACATATAAAGAATCATTTGATtcccacatgagagttcacactggagagagcccTTACACCTGCAAActgtgtgggaagagcttctcACAAAAAGGAAATCTTAAGTATCACAttagaattcacactggagagaagcctttcacatgtgatcagtgtggaaagagtttcagacataAAGTAACCCTTAATAACCACGTAAGAATTCATTCAAGAGAGAACCTATTTATATGTCATCAGTGTGGACAGAATTTCACAGACAGGAATGAGCTTAAGAGGCACGTAAGCACTCATattggagagaagcctttcatgtgtcatcactgtggaaagagtttcacacttAAAGGAAACCTCAAGactcacatgagagttcactctagagagaagcctttcacctgccctcagtgtggaaagagtttcagatttAAAGGAAATCTTGACACTCACATGAGACTTCACACTGGGGAGAAGCCTTTTACATGTCTTCAGTGTGGAAGGAGTTTCACATATCAAAGAGACCTGAATTGTCATTTGCAAAGTCATTCTGGAAAGAAATTGCAGTGTTCTGAGTGTGACAAGAGGTTTAGAAAAAGGAGCAATTTTAAAAATCACCTGCTGCTTCATTCTGGAAGAAGGCTATTTAATTGTGATCAGTGTAATAAAAAATTTCTTTTGCCATCACACTTAGAGATACACCTGAAAAGTCATACATATGTGAGACGCTATTTGTGTtctttgtgtggaaagagttttaaatGGCTCAGCAGTTTAAAATGGCACCAGAAAATACGTATCTGTGTAAAATTAAGGCTACGTTCAAACCGCAGCTGAATGTGGGCCAAATCTGATTTTTCTATCAAACATATTTGGTAAGGCTGTTCACGTGACATTTTAAATTTGGCCCATATCAGATTTCATCTGAGGTCTGTTCTTAGTACCTCACTTAATACATCTaagatgatttgacagatgctagatcttctaatcgtgataactgatctctggctaatttggttcttcaaatgaatttgtggaatttattaaaatatcaggATTAAGTTGTCTGAGATTCTTGTGTTCCTTAAAATGGGCAGATGAATCGATACTCGAAACCACGATCAGAaatgcagcgattggctggTGGCAAGACATCAACGTAATGACATCATATAATTAGAAAAGACACCTCATGAAAAACTCAACGAATTTCTGgacctttataatgaaacagCCAAgtgaataaaatgacattacaaCATGCATGTTATAacagataaatgaaatgtgccctttttttttttttttttacgtgattcccaaatatatttagatttgtagtcattacatttttatttcaaagttGTAATTcgaaattcatttaattttttctttgaaGCAGATTTGTTATGTGACAGCTTTAATTaaagatttaattaaaaattaaagtcaacatcaagttatctgcatctcctgtGCTGCATCAAGCCATTTCCGTAATAGCGTCACCATTCAAATTAATGCATGGCTCAGAATAACTGTACAGCTTGTGTGTAAGACTCCAGTACAATTGTAAAGCAATTATTCCATCACAAATAAATCTTTCAATGAGTAAAACTGATTGTGTCTATAGTATTTTAGACtacacaacattataatattattttcaaattaatttgtaaattattatcattttaaattattgtccCTATATAAGTACACTTGAAATAAATTTGCAGTGGCTGAGACAGATTTTAAGTATCAATTCCACTTCAGATGCAATGAAATCTAATCCtttttacatgaaataagcctgctcACGAGCAGGTTTAAGCttacggacctgttgctatgacagcatGTCCAGGATGAGCGTTGAAGAACCGAACAATCCAGGATCATGCCAAATCGTCAACAATCAAATCCAGCTAACCGAGTTAGCGATATACGAAGAACGGGCCCCTGATCAGGTGCTCCAGCAAAACTTGAGAGTGTCTTTTTTGTGTCCTTTAGTTCTTTATCCTTTGCCTCAAATATGGACCCTTTTCACTGACTTTGATGATCACTATACATTTATATCactatactttatattttattacgtTTGCATCCAAATACAAAAAACAGTTAACGCTGCCgcgagggtgtttctaatacagcagCAATGGAAGTGAtggtaaaatttacatatttctCCCTTCTGACTGCAGTTATCAATcttctttttgaaagttgtgaaaacactattgtggagtttttcttttgctatttgagcaaatgggaacacaaaaaatatattcaatgtAGTCTCTCATTCACCGCTATATGACGACTTCCGCTTTTTAGAaacccggaaatgtgaaaagggtcgaTTTGATTAATACGGTGGAATCATAATATTAGATAAATGAACTTTTGTCTTACTGTGTAATAACACAATGTAAagcttataaataaaatattgcacTGCATTATTTGATTGATCTTTAGTGAGAGAATGCACAGGTAAACATGTTGTTAAACAGGACATGAATGTGGCCAGTGTTTGGCTACGGGTGTCTCATTGCTagtcctgtctgtctgtctagtgtgcatatgatggacactttactatcccatgaggccacgggcgAGGATTTGTGAATAGCGGTGAAGCAACGCAACTAATGCTGTAGGTCACGTGATAAGGGCAACATGGCAAATGTAGTACACCCagattacattaatattacacacATTCATATTAGAAGATACTTTTTAAGCAGTTGTGAAGTAATTACTTGTTAAGAATAAGTATAgactcaagagagtatgcaattttggatgcagccataGAACACATAGGGCCCTGGGGCAAGCCCAAGGGCCCCCTTCATAGTAACCTGTTTTCTACCACAGGAATAattagtattttaaaaaaaaatcaaacctcCATCACTCAGCAATCCAGTGAGTATATATTTAGTATTCCATTATAATATGAAGTAtgaatatatagtatatattccAGGCTACAACGCATTAAAAGCATAAATGCATTAACACCTGATGTGAGGT
It includes:
- the LOC125262056 gene encoding gastrula zinc finger protein XlCGF57.1-like produces the protein MAFIKEESEDMKIEEVFSLKQEDTEEQTDLRPLKEESEVLNEMKNHDFITEEISFSGSQTEKSQKRAQKTGASSFFTCFQCGKSFSQHENLKVHMRLHNGEKPFTCQQCGKSFTEKGNLNVHMRIHTGEKPFTCQHCGKSFTQNGALKSHMRTHTGEKPFTCKLCGKSFTTDINFRYHMNIHTGEKPFTCNHCGKSFARKISLNNHMRVHSRENSFICHRCGMSFPNIKRLNRHVIIHSGEKPFKCQLCERSFRFNKYLKTHMRMHTGEKPFTCDHCGKSFSHKVSLKTHMRIHTGEKPYTCDQCGMNFTYKESFDSHMRVHTGESPYTCKLCGKSFSQKGNLKYHIRIHTGEKPFTCDQCGKSFRHKVTLNNHVRIHSRENLFICHQCGQNFTDRNELKRHVSTHIGEKPFMCHHCGKSFTLKGNLKTHMRVHSREKPFTCPQCGKSFRFKGNLDTHMRLHTGEKPFTCLQCGRSFTYQRDLNCHLQSHSGKKLQCSECDKRFRKRSNFKNHLLLHSGRRLFNCDQCNKKFLLPSHLEIHLKSHTYVRRYLCSLCGKSFKWLSSLKWHQKIRICVKLRLRSNRS